A stretch of Henckelia pumila isolate YLH828 chromosome 4, ASM3356847v2, whole genome shotgun sequence DNA encodes these proteins:
- the LOC140861417 gene encoding uncharacterized protein, with product MGLKNQIGQLTKRMSNREPGTLPSDTETNPKEQVKAVELQSGKKLETKALEHEEKKNEGEKEPSKGKLSDSTQSPTSKSNIVIPPFPAALKKAKLDSQFSKFLEVFKKLHINIPFADALLQMPIYAKFLKEILASKRKIEEHTIVNLTENCSALVHNKIPPKLKDPGSFSIPCMIGDAVFHKALCDLGANINLMPFSVFRKLGMGEPKPTRVSLQLSDRSIKYPRGIIEDVLVKVDKFIFPVDFVVLDIEEDLDIPFILGRPFLATEKALIDVQKGKLLLRVGEEEITFNVFDALKHSLHNHDCFKIDALDSLDYDFVQDELKDPLDAALINEGCEDDFDEERKNIIAYFTANPPLKKKV from the coding sequence ATGGGTTTGAAAAATCAAATAGGGCAGCTGACAAAGAGGATGTCAAATCGAGAGCCAGGAACTTTGCCAAGTGACACTGAGACTAATCCAAAGGAGCAAGTAAAGGCCGTTGAGTTGCAAAGTGGGAAGAAACTGGAGACCAAAGCGTTGGAGCACgaagagaaaaaaaatgagGGTGAGAAAGAGCCATCTAAAGGTAAGTTATCTGACTCTACACAATCACCCACATCAAAATCTAATATTGTTATTCCACCGTTTCCTGCAGCACTAAAGAAAGCGAAACTTGATtcgcaattttcaaaatttcttgAGGTGTTTAAGAAGTTACACATTAATATACCTTTTGCGGACGCGTTATTGCAAATGCCtatttatgcaaaatttttgaaggaAATCTTAGCAAGCAAGAGGAAAATAGAGGAGCATACCATAGTAAACTTGACTGAGAATTGTTCTGCATTAGTGCACAACAAAATTCCTCCGAAgttgaaagatccagggagtttttctatcccTTGCATGATTGGTGATGCGGTTTTTCACAAGGCTCTTTGTGATTTGGGTGCCAACATTAACTTGATGCCATTTTCTGTGTTTAGGAAGCTTGGAATGGGAGAGCCAAAACCTACAAGAGTTTCTCTGCAACTGTCAGATAGATCCATAAAGTACCCACGTGGAATAATTGAAGATGTGCTGGTCAAAGTGGACAAATTTATTTTCCCAGTAGATTTTGTGGTGCTTGACATAGAGGAGGACCTGGATATTCCATTTATCTTGGGCAGACCTTTTCTGGCAACCGAAAAAGCCCTAATTGACGTTCAAAAAGGGAAGTTGTTACTGAGAGTAGGAGAGGAGGAAATCACTTTTAATGTTTTTGATGCACTAAAGCACTCACTGCACAATCATGATTGTTTTAAGATTGATGCATTAGATTCACTTGATTATGATTTTGTGCAGGATGAGTTAAAAGACCCCTTGGACGCTGCACTTATAAATGAAGGATGTGAGGATGACTTTGATGAAGAGAGGAAAAATATCATTGCATATTTTACTGCTAATCCTCCATTGAAGAAGAAAGTGTGA
- the LOC140863913 gene encoding polynucleotide 5'-hydroxyl-kinase NOL9 isoform X2 — translation MSVAQEIETPSSSIIMPQEWSDATESIVNNSVSSNPPIAIVCGPNNCGKTTFSLSLVNALLQRHKKVAYLDTDVGQAVFTPPGLLSLTVIDEVTPYLTRPCLKTPERCFFFGDISSKRDPEMYLSYIFKLFDRYLKEYSTNNNKNFLDDAGFPLVINTPGWVKGIGYEILVDMIKYMSPTHVVKIKISREMKNLPAGVFWTREGVMDSNHVIEINTALQDHLHRSLLVQKDASGLRDLRVIEYFRQCFPNQRNLTRKKLGLALVAHPPYEFHISSVKIKHLHCEVHETEIFYSLNATIVGLAISSDATERLPQCVGLGIVRAVDPSKGSRLYFSIRVSQCYQLEDPLFRIYYKV, via the exons ATGTCCGTAGCTCAAGAGATTGAGACTCCATCATCCAGTATAATTATGCCACAAGAATGGTCTGATGCTACCGAATCGATAGTTAACAATTCTGTATCTTCAAATCCTCCAATTGCTATTGTCTGCGGTCCTAATAACTGCGGGAAAACAACTTTTTCTCTCAGCCTCGTCAATGCTTTACTTCAAAG GCACAAAAAAGTGGCTTACCTTGATACTGATGTTGGTCAGGCAGTATTTACTCCTCCCGGTCTCCTATCACTTACTGTAATCGACGAAGTAACTCCAT ATCTGACACGTCCATGCTTGAAAACTCCTGAACG ATGCTTTTTCTTTGGTGACATTTCCTCGAAAAGGGACCCAGAAATGTATCTctcttatattttcaaattgttTGATCGCTACCTGAAAGAATACTCAacaaataacaacaaaaacTTTCTGGATGATGCTGGATTTCCGCTTGTAATAAATACCCCTGGCTGGGTCAAAG GTATAGGTTATGAAATATTGGTGGACATGATAAAATACATGTCTCCTACCCATGTTGTCAAGATTAAGATTTCACGTGAAATGAAGAATTTACCAGCTGGCGTATTTTGGACGAGGGAGGGCGTTATGGATTCGAATCATGTCATTGAGATAAATACTGCTCTCCAGGATCATTTGCATAGATC GTTACTGGTACAAAAGGATGCTTCTGGCCTTCGAGATTTGCGGGTAATAGAATACTTCAGGCAATGCTTTCCCAATCAGAGAAATCTCACGAGAAAGAAACTTGGTCTTGCTCTAGTTGCTCACCCTCCTTATGAATTTCACATTTCAAGTGTAAAGATAAAACATCTTCATTGTGAG GTTCACGAGACAGAAATTTTCTACAGCTTGAATGCTACTATTGTTGGTCTAGCAATTAGTTCCGATGCTACCGAACGATTACCTCAATGTGTTGGTCTCGGAATTGTTAGGGCCGTCGACCCGTCGAAAG GTTCCAGGCTATATTTCTCCATACGTGTCTCGCAATGTTATCAGCTAGAAGATCCTTTATTTCGAATATATTACAAAGTTTAG
- the LOC140863913 gene encoding polynucleotide 5'-hydroxyl-kinase NOL9 isoform X1: protein MSVAQEIETPSSSIIMPQEWSDATESIVNNSVSSNPPIAIVCGPNNCGKTTFSLSLVNALLQRHKKVAYLDTDVGQAVFTPPGLLSLTVIDEVTPYLTRPCLKTPERCFFFGDISSKRDPEMYLSYIFKLFDRYLKEYSTNNNKNFLDDAGFPLVINTPGWVKGIGYEILVDMIKYMSPTHVVKIKISREMKNLPAGVFWTREGVMDSNHVIEINTALQDHLHRSLLVQKDASGLRDLRVIEYFRQCFPNQRNLTRKKLGLALVAHPPYEFHISSVKIKHLHCEVHETEIFYSLNATIVGLAISSDATERLPQCVGLGIVRAVDPSKGMLYIITPVPQKTLEDVDLLLQGFIQFPTCFLKVPGYISPYVSRNVIS, encoded by the exons ATGTCCGTAGCTCAAGAGATTGAGACTCCATCATCCAGTATAATTATGCCACAAGAATGGTCTGATGCTACCGAATCGATAGTTAACAATTCTGTATCTTCAAATCCTCCAATTGCTATTGTCTGCGGTCCTAATAACTGCGGGAAAACAACTTTTTCTCTCAGCCTCGTCAATGCTTTACTTCAAAG GCACAAAAAAGTGGCTTACCTTGATACTGATGTTGGTCAGGCAGTATTTACTCCTCCCGGTCTCCTATCACTTACTGTAATCGACGAAGTAACTCCAT ATCTGACACGTCCATGCTTGAAAACTCCTGAACG ATGCTTTTTCTTTGGTGACATTTCCTCGAAAAGGGACCCAGAAATGTATCTctcttatattttcaaattgttTGATCGCTACCTGAAAGAATACTCAacaaataacaacaaaaacTTTCTGGATGATGCTGGATTTCCGCTTGTAATAAATACCCCTGGCTGGGTCAAAG GTATAGGTTATGAAATATTGGTGGACATGATAAAATACATGTCTCCTACCCATGTTGTCAAGATTAAGATTTCACGTGAAATGAAGAATTTACCAGCTGGCGTATTTTGGACGAGGGAGGGCGTTATGGATTCGAATCATGTCATTGAGATAAATACTGCTCTCCAGGATCATTTGCATAGATC GTTACTGGTACAAAAGGATGCTTCTGGCCTTCGAGATTTGCGGGTAATAGAATACTTCAGGCAATGCTTTCCCAATCAGAGAAATCTCACGAGAAAGAAACTTGGTCTTGCTCTAGTTGCTCACCCTCCTTATGAATTTCACATTTCAAGTGTAAAGATAAAACATCTTCATTGTGAG GTTCACGAGACAGAAATTTTCTACAGCTTGAATGCTACTATTGTTGGTCTAGCAATTAGTTCCGATGCTACCGAACGATTACCTCAATGTGTTGGTCTCGGAATTGTTAGGGCCGTCGACCCGTCGAAAGGTATGTTGTATATTATTACCCCTGTTCCACAGAAGACTCTGGAGGACGTCGATCTCTTACTTCAGGGATTCATTCAGTTTCCTACTTGTTTTTTGAAG GTTCCAGGCTATATTTCTCCATACGTGTCTCGCAATGTTATCAGCTAG